The segment AGCTGCTTAACACAAGGTTGCACAAGCACTTAAGGGACTCAAGCACAACATCCATGTCCAGGGGTTCGGGGACCGAGCCCTGGGAGGCGGAGATGCCAGCATAGCAGGCAAGTGCCTGCAGGCTCCGGCGGCTGGTGAATGAGTCCAGGCAGCTGCGGTCCCTAGACAAGATGCGGATGCTCTGCAGCCAGATGATGCGGCGGGAAGGTGGCAGGCCCTGCTCCAGGACCGAGACCAGCAGCTCCGCCAGTCTCTGTGGGCAGGGAGAAAAGCGGTTCCACCAGGTTCCTCTACCTGGGCCACCCGTCCCTGCCCCTCTACCCTTCGGTGAGCACCCACCTTCCTGTCCTCCTGTTGGGCATCATCAAACGTGAAGCTCTGGCAGTTCTGCAAAGAGACCCAGAGGCTCAGAAGGCGCAGGCCCACCGCGGCAGAACCCGGGCTCCGTGGATAGGGACCTGAGGCCGCAGGCACCGCTCGGAACAGATGGCGCCCCAGCTCCACACACCAGCCCCCCAGCAACTCCTCAAGAGACTCGGCTCTCCTCCCCGCCGCGCTCCCTTCCACCCTCAGCCCCTCGCCACGCTCACCACTCACGCCCCCGCCGCCGGCCACGCGTGCGGACCCCACCCGGCCCCACCTCCTCCCGGCACGTTCCGCGTCCACAACTCCTGCTCACCTCCCGGTTGTATGCGCGCAGAGCCTCCATAACTACGTCCTCCTCCCCCGTCTCCACGGCATCCGCAACCGCCCGGGGCTCCATGGCGGCCCCGGGACCCGGCGCCGGGAAAGAGGGAGGAACCTCGCTTCACGGTTCCGGGCCCGCGTCTGCCCGCCCCGCCCAGGCTCTGCGCATCGGGGTGGCCGCGACCGGGCTTGCGCGGCAccgcggggcggggcctgggaggcgCGCGGGGGAGGCCGGGACGAAGCGTGCGCGGCGccgcggggcggggcctgggaggcgCGCGGGGGAGGCCGGGACACGGTGTGCGCGGCGTAGTCTGGGCTGCGCGGGCCTTAAAGTGGCGAGCCCTGGAACTGCGCCCCCTAGGACCCGAAGGCTTTGCCGACAAGTGAGCTTGGGCTTCAAGATCCGACTCGGTGATCGTCCGACCCCTGGGCCCGAATCGCCCCTGAACCGAGCAGTGAGCCTCGCTTCTTGGGCCGGAATTCCCTGTAGGAGAGGACCTCAGCCTCCCACCCCTCCATCACACGAACACCAACACCCCTCTTGACGCACAGAACGAATGAGATGTCCAGGAGAAAGCCGAGGTGCAAAGGACTTTGCAACCCCGCGACCACTTGGTTTCTAAACAGGCGTTTGAGTGCCTACTGCATGCGAGGAGCCGGGATGCGGGTGAACAGAACCCAAAGGTCCCTGCCTTCGTGCAGCTTATGTGCCAGAGATGAAGACCAAGAAAAACGGGCAAACGAGACGACTTTAGGCATAGTGCTGTGATCGAATAAGAAAAGGGGCTTGATGGACTGCAGGGAGATCTGAAGAAGTGCCATTTTTGCTGAGACCGGTTGCTAAGAAGTGAACCAGGAAAGGATCTGAAAGAAGGTCATGGAAGGCAGAAAGAGTGGCCAGTGCAAAGGTGGGAATGGCCGTGGTGGGAGATAGAAACGTCATTGTTGTGGCTGAGAGaaaggggagagtggggagggaggtcagGATGAAGGCAAATCCTGGTCATGTGCGGTGACTTCCTTGCTGTTTAAGCAGGCACACCTGCTGGTCTGGCCTGGACTCAGTTTACTACTTGAAAAGCAGAGATGATAAAAGTTCCCATTTCAGTGGATTGTCAGGAGGACTAAATGACACACAGCAAATGCTCCATTACGTTGGGTGGTAACTTATGGTCCATCCACTGGGCAAGAAGGCTTTGTTGAGCATCTGCTTTGAGTTAGGCCCCTGTCAGTGCCCGGTGCAAAGTCAAGAAGCACTGGCGCCTACCGTCCCCACTCCCCTTACGCTCCCACTCCTCTTCCTGGTTTCTTGTTTTCTTCGGAGTGCTTCACCCCTGCGACTTCTGCACTGCTCGCTCGTTCCAGGCACTTTCCAGGCACTGATCTCCACTTTGTCCCGCCGGCAGTAACTGGAGCCGGCCTTCGCACGGAGTGTGCTTCTTAGCCGCACCGCAGCTGGGCGGGCCGGGTCGGGCCTCCGGACCCGCGGGGTCGCGGCGAGGAGCCTCTCTCGCCTGGGAAAGGGCCCGTGAGCTCTTCACAGTTAGGACCTGAAGCCGCCTTAGGCGGAAATGGCTGCGGGAGTGTTTGTTGGCACCCTAATTGCCACTAACGACACTAAGCACCCAGGGGTCCCAAGAGCAAAGGGCTCGCCCCAGCCCCAAGCCAAGCTGTGGAAGAAACAGCAGGTCCTTTCCTTCCCACTGCCGCACCCCCGCGGCCTGGACCTCGGCCGGAAGTCGGAGGGCCTGAGGCGGAAGGGGCGGGACCGGAAGCCACTTCCCGTGAGTGTGCCACGTCAGAGGAGGCTGTGGCCGAGCCGGTGACGGATCCCTGGGTCGGAGCTGGACGGGATGGCGGACTGGGCTCGGGGTGAGCGCGGGAGAGCCGAGGCGGATGGCGGCGGGGTCCGCCGGAACCGACGCCGCTGCCGGCAGGAGCCGCCTTtgcctgcccccgccccgctgGGTGGCCTCGTCCGGGAGACCCTGGGGGCGGGCGGAGACGGGGCAGGGCGGCCGGGCTGCAGCCAGCAGCGCGGTGGAGGAGTTCCTAGGGCCCTGTGGGCGCTCCTGCCCAGCTGCGCCGTGAAGCTGCGGGGTCCGGAGGCCCGCAGTCCCCACCCCTGCGAGATGGTTCTGTTCGGGACCTCGGCCGGGCCGCCTGGTCGACGAGTCCCGGAGGCTAGCCCCCTCGGAGTGGGGACTGCGCGTGATGAGAGGGCCCAAGCAGGCCGCGTACGGACTCGGGCTCGGGGTGCCCTGCATGCCCCCTGGGAGCCCCCTGGGAGTCTGCCAAGTGGAATGCTGATGCTTGTTTCGTTGGGCTGTTGTGACCTTTAAGGGATTAATGGATACAGGGGGTTGGTAGGACGCTAACGCCTCTAATTTTGGGGTCTGTAAACATTCGTGGTTCTTAGGGCTGTTCTCCTATTAGATAAGTCTCATTGAGGCATCTGGGCCAAGGCAAATAGGCACTCTGAACTTTGGGGGAGGCAGTTGTCACCCACCTGATAGGATGGTAATGTTAAATCACCGGGCCCATCCCGTGGCGTGGGCCAGGTCTCAGCAAACACTATGCTCTGGGTGTCATACAAGGCCCTGTGTGGGGTGCAGAAGTGAGCAGACCTAGGCCCTGCTCTTGGGATCAGTCTCTATCTTTGTTACGAAGGCTTTCCTAAGGCTTTACCAGAGTTCACTGGTTTTCTCTGAGAACAGGTTCTGTGTACGTCGCTGGTGACATCCATGGAGGAATGGTACGGGTTCTGTCACAGAATGTCAGAAAGTGCTGGTTGGACTGAGCCCTTTGGAGGTGCCCACGCATCCCAGCCTGGATGAGTGCACAGGACATGTGCTCACGCACACTTGTTTATACAGCCTGTCTTGTGTGTGGAGTCCACGTGTTGGATCCTGGGTTAGGGCGGGACCTGCTCAACAGACTCAGGAAGGCCCAGTACCTCCGGACACCCGACTGGGCCAGATGGGATTGGAGTGAGAGCGCTGAGGCCACAAAGGGCTGAGGTGCAGGCGTCCAGGGGATGCTCGTGGTGGATGCGTGCCCTCAACCTCTGTCTTTCCTCGCAGCTCAGAGCCCCGGCGCTGTGGAGGAGATTCTAGACCGGGAGAACAAGCGGATGGCTGACAGCTTGGCTTCCAAGGTCACCAGGCTCAAATCGGTCAGTGGTGgtcctctcctttttcctccaCCTAGCATCCTGGAGGGGGTATCAGAAGGAGGGTGAAGACCTGGAAGGGTTTCAGGTAGTTCCATCGTCCTTGTGCTGTCTATGGCACACTCACCTGTGTGAGGCCCAGGTGGCATTTGGATCTCCTGACCTCTTCTGGTCTTGTTGGGGGTCAGGTGCTGTCCACTTTGTTTGTCCTGGCCTGACCCTGCCTCTTCTGTGTTCTGACCAGCTGGCCCTGGACATTGATAGGGACGTGGACGACCAGAACCAGTACCTGGACGGCATGGTAAGGGTCTGTGGTTTGCGAGTGTCCCGGTCACCTCTGCTCCCCACCGCCTGCTGTGCAGGCCcccacctgtgtgtgtgttgtggagTCGCCGCCCCTGTGTGATGAGGATGGGATTCCTTCCTCAGGACACGGATTTCACGAGTGTGACGGGCCTCCTCACGGGGAGCGTGAAGCGCTTTTCCACGATGGCACGGTCTGGGCGAGACAACCGGAAGCTTCTGTGTGGTATGGCCGTGGGCCTGATCGTGGTCTTCTTCATCCTCTCCTACCTCCTGTCGAGGGCAAGGACGTGAGCCAGTGGGAGCTGTGGCTTCTGCGGGTGCCTCGGGCCAGCACGGTCCGCCTCTGCATGGCGTCCTGGGCCAGAGGACTTAACGACAAAATACTCCTTTGAAACGATGATTGTGCGTTAGGAATCTTGTTCCTGTGTGGCTGGGAGCCTCTGACCCAGTGAGCTTGTGTTAGCTGGTCGCACGTGTGCAAGGGGCCCATCTTCATGGGGTGGCCAAGGCCCACCTTCTCCGCCACCTTGGGTGCTAGAAGCCCCAGCAGAGCCAGGTCCAAGCCGAGCAGCTGGGAGTCCTGGACACGGCCACCTGTGCACGGCAGCTCCTCCCTGGCCCTCGGGTTTCTGAACATCTCAAGGCTCTTCTACGCTCTTCTTGTCTGCATAAGGCCACGTCTGGTGTGTGAGATGCTTGGAGCTGACGCAGGAGGGGGTGTGGCGGTGAACCTCAGGCCATTGCTGTCACCTGCAGCCGAGTGTTCTCAACCCGGAGATGGCCGTTGCTCCTGTCCAGAGCTGCTGGGCATCCGCGGGCCAGTGAGAGTCAAGGGTCCTGCCGAGAGGCCTCTTCCTGCCTTCCAGTCCCACCGCTGAAGCCCGACCCtcagggaaggaagggcaggggtTGTGGATGGAGTTGGGAACTGCAGCCTTCGCTGAAAGCATGGGGCTCGCATTCTGGTGATCTCCCAGCCATGTATCCAGGTGCAGCAAGTGATATTTTCTCACGATTCAAGATGTATCCAGCACCAGAGATCTATTTCCAGGAGAACAGATCTCTAGAAACAAGTCCATCTGGCATTTCAGAGTCAGGCAGGGTGTGAGGAGGGACTTTTGTGGGTATAGACAGGAGGCTTCCAAGTGGGGACTCTTCATAGGACCTATGGGTCAGTCTCTGAGGTCAGCGGGCAGTTTCCCCCAAGCCCGGCCCTTCCACTGCAGTGTCTGCCCACCAGTAAGGACTCTTCATAGGACCTATAAGTCAGTTTCTGGGGGTCAGCGGGCAGTTTCCACCAAGCCCGGCCCTTCCACTGCAGTGTCTGCCCACCTGTCCCTGGGCCCTCGGCGCCCCCTTGGTCAGTCCCCTGCTCACTCGAACCTCGAACTGAACCACAGGCCCAGCCAGACCAGTGGCTTCTTACCCCACTGAGATCCCAGTATCCTTGTCTTCACAAAAAACACTGTAAGAAACGAATTGCCGGCTCTGTGTCCTTCCCTGCCCTCGTTCCGACCTTCTGGGTTCCTGGTCAGCCCCCTTACTCCCTGAGGACTGCCGGCTCCCTGCCCGCCTCCCTGCACGCTCATGCCACGCGTGGTCGCACGCGTCAGCCACAGCTCCTGCCACCCCGCGTTGCTGGGCTCTGGCCCGGGCACCTCGCCTCTGGTACCGCTTCTCCCCTCGTTCTCCGCCCAGCAGGCTGGCTTCTCCTCGCACGCTTGCCTCGGTGCCCTCTCCCTGCCGCTGCACCTGAGACCTGAGTGCGCCGTCTCCCTCCAGCGTGTGCTCGTGTCTCCCCCCGTGACACTGCCTTGCTTGTCTCCGTGTCTCTGGGCCTTGGCTGTTTCCCTGTTCTCCTGGACGTTCCTTCACAGGCCTCTGTGGTCTTGCCTTGATCCCCAGCATCCCGTGTACCCCGGCTGCTCATCTCACATTGAACCTTGTCACGGGGACTTGTCTTCTGGTCACCGAGCTCAACAGCTGCTGCCTGTGCAGTGTCTCCATCTGGTCGCCACAGGCCCTGCAGATACACCCAGACCTGAGCTCTGTGGCCCCCACCTTTTCTGGGCCCGCTAACCTTGCTTCCTGAGAACGTGGCTTGGCCATGGCAGCCACCCCCCCCCAGATGCTTTTATGTGGTGTGCCCCCTCGTCTTGCCAAGGCAGACCAGGAATTTAGAAGTTTGCGTTCAGGGTAGCACACCGGTTGCTGCGTTCTCTCCTCAGGAGTCCTTCTGTGCCTCCCCACTTCTCCACCTCCACGGCTCTTGGCAGCCCTTCCAGCTCTCTGGGGGTCTGGGTTTTAGTTTCTTTCTGGTTTACTTTCTTGCTTCTTACTCTCACTGTGTTAGATGAATTCCTGAGGGGAGCATGGCAACCCAGCTGCCGCTGTGTCAGCAGGGCTTCCTGTGGGGCCTTCACCCTGCTCAGCCCTGTACACTGAGCACGTAGTCCTGTGGGTAAGTGGGGTTTGCCGACGATCCTGGAGACCATAAAACAGAAGGACTTGGAGCCTCCCTCTGTGCCAGGTGAGGATGGGCTGCCAGGCTCTATCCCATAATTCAAGGACAAGACATTAAGCAATAAAACGAATAAACAGCTTCGTGATGAAGTAAACACATAGCCTTTGGTGTTTTCGTTTCCTTGGGGGCTTCAGATAATTTTGTGTGGGGCTGACTCTGGTCCGTAAACTGGCCGTGGGCACCAGTGGTCTCGGCTCTGCTGCTTTCCTCCTCCTGGGTCCTTTCTCCTGTCCTCTCTCATCCCCTCCGGTGGCAGACGTGAGCTTTTTCCACTTCCTGCTTCTGGACCTTCCTTTGTGCAAGTTTCTGTGACTCAGATGGGGAAGGCGTTAGCATTACCTCTTCAGGATTAAAGGAATACATGCGAGGTATTTAGAACAAGTAGCCGAACACGGTCACAGCTGAGGGAGGGTCAGCAGCTGCATTGTGCTTTGTACAGCTGCAGCCGGTGGTCCCACAGGGGTGACAGCGCTGCCTGCCCAGGGCTAGGGTGAAGGTTAGACTTCATTCCTCAAGGCTGGCCTTGGACTCCAGGGCACCCTCTGGAAATGCCCCTCTTCATCCCACCTCAGacacccccttccctgcccagaTCTTATGCTTCCCGTATTACCTTTGATGTTCAACAGATCACCTTCAAATGTGGTCACTTAAAGTTGCGGTAATAGTTTATGTCTTATGGTTACTGCTGGAATTTGAGACAGGCACGGCGGAGACAGTTGTCTCTGCTCTAGGATGTTAAGGCCTTTTGGAGACAAGAGgctggctctgccacctgctgAAGGCTCACACACATCTATAGGTCATTGCTGGTGTGAGCTGAGGGCCCGGCTGGGTTCGCTGTGTCACCATGTGTTGAGCTTCCTTACAACATGGTGGCTGGTGTGAAGGTGAGCAAAGAAGAGGGACATCCAGGCAGAAGCTGTTTTCTTTGTATGTTGCATGGCCTGACTTCAGAAGTCACGTAGCATCACTTTATTCAGGACGGTCACAGGCTCTACTCTAGATTCCGGGGGAGGGACACAGGCCCCATCTCAGCAGGGGAGAGTCAGTCACACAGGGAGAGGACCACATGGGAGGGGACAAATGCAGGTGTGACTGTCTTTGGAGGATACAGCAAAACGCGGAGGGCAGCGCTCAGGGCAGAATCAGAAGGGCAGGCATGGCAGCGTCTGATGTTCCTGAGCCCTCCTCTCTGCTCAGACCCCAGGCCCTGGAAGCTCGGGTGGGACCCGACATGGGCTGGCATGATCACCTATGGGGGCCCCTTTGTGGAAAATCTTAATCCTCCCTCAAGGCAAACCATCGCTAATGGAATCCGTGATTTATTGTATATCTGGGCACAGCAGGAAACACGTTTAGCAAATGGGAAAGCATAGAAAAAATAGCTGGTCACAATTGTCCAAGCAAGCATGCTCTGCCCTGCAGAGCCAGGCCGGCTGCAGCCAGCTGGGAGAGGAGCCGCCCAAAGCCCTCAGCTCAGGGAATCTGTTGCTGGGGGGACATGATGTGCAGAGGCTTCGCGTGATgggtggggcggggccagggctATTCCACGTCCACGACCAGGGGTGTCATGTAGTCAGAATGTTTGATGCCAAAGGTGACGATGGGGGCGCAGGGCTTGGTCACTGTCACCTGGGAGAGGAGAGGCTGTGAGGGGCCGGCACCCGTGCCCCCACCCCGCAGGCTCTGTCCTCACTGGGGCCGGGGCTGCTGTGCCCCCTACACCCCGGGCCAAGGTGACCAGCAGGAAGTCCACACTGCCAGGCTTGACCACAGAGCCTGGTATGTGGTGACCCTCAGCAGCACTCACCGTCCCCAGTGTCTGGGGACACTGGGGACACAGAGCCTGTCGACTGGGGAAGGCTGGTGCTGGAATGCACAGTGTTCTGACGGTGCCTGGCCCCCGTGACCCTTGCAGGCTTACAGGCCCGCCCCCACCTGACCCCTGCGGCCCGTGTCACCCCGcccgtccccaccccacccttccgGGCCGTGATCTTGCCAGACCTTCTCAGGGCTGTGGGCTCCTGGTCCTGGCTTGAGGGTCTTGTCCCCCGGGGGTTCCACTCGGGCAGCCATGGTGTACTGTGGAGCCTTGAACTTAGTCACCTGGACATTGGTCTGGCGGTAGGCTGCGGGACCTGGGGTCTGGGAGGTGAAAGAGGCTCAGACGGGCTCAGCCTGCCAGGGCGTGCGAccccagagggcaggggctggcatCAGACCCGGGTTTCAGGCCCCAAGtcactgtgtgtctgtgtgtcaggGGACTCTTCTGTCTCCAAACGATGGCCACACCATGTGACAGAACCCCAGTGCTGTGGGGCCCTTCTCTGTGTGGGATGTCACCTTCCCTTCAGCCTCGCCGTGGCAATGACACCCCAGTCTGTGCCAGCCCCAGACTTGTCCCTTccatgagtgtgtgtgagagaagaCTCTTCCCAGTTGGGGACTCAAGGGCCTTGGGCTGGTGAGGTCAGCGGTGCTGTGATGCCACCTTGCCAGTCTCCCCAGGCTCCCCAAGCTCCCGGGTACACAagcacctcagggcctttgcactggctgtttctgCAGCCAGAACCCTCCTCCCCCAAATATGTCACGgcttgtttttctcctcttctcagcTTCTTCCTGCATGCCACCCTGTCTCGGACTTCTCCTCGCCCTTCAGGCAGCACCCCACACCCGTCCCCGTTCGTGTCTCCTCAGCACCGTCAGTCTCCATGCCGAGTCTCGGCCTCTTCGTCCTTTCCACTGTCTGCCCCTCCTCACCTCTGGGATGTAAACCAGTGGGGCTGGGGACAGACGTGTGGCAGGCTCCAAGAGGATGAAGGAGCTGAGGGGCTTCGGGAGGATGGGGGTCAGGCTGGTGGGTCCCAGGTTCTGGGGGAAGGGGCCCGATGGGCCTTCTCTCTAGGGGGTAAGCGGTGCTCTGCCCCAGCCGGGCGACCCTTGCCTTGTACAGGTCGTCGCTGAAGCTGCCCAGCTTGCTGCGGCCCTTGATGGAGAAGGCGGGCTGGGAGGCCTTGCCGACAGTGTGGGGCCCCATCACCGTGGGCAGCATGTAGGCAGCGGGGCCTGTGGGGGGCACAAGCACCGAGTCTCAGGCTGGACGGAATCCTGTGCCCAGAGTCTCCACCCCCATCAGGCCAGCCCCCCTCACTCGCCCCGCCCGGGATCCTCGACCCGGTCAGCCACGGGCCATCGGGGCTGCGGCGGACCTGGGGTGCTGTCCACTCGGAAGGTCTTGGTTCGGACAGAAATGGAGTGGCTGGGCGCCAAGTCGAACACATGCTTGGTAGATTTCTCTGGAAAGTagtggcctgggggtggggggggaggaaaGATGTGGGTGCTGGAGCGGGAGGGCCATCCAACAGATCCAAACAGACGGCCGGCGCTGCTCGGGCTGTTCTAGGAAGACCCCCGATGTTGCAGGCGTGGGGCCTCTGGGCC is part of the Physeter macrocephalus isolate SW-GA unplaced genomic scaffold, ASM283717v5 random_1483, whole genome shotgun sequence genome and harbors:
- the BET1L gene encoding BET1-like protein isoform X2, which gives rise to MADWARAQSPGAVEEILDRENKRMADSLASKVTRLKSLALDIDRDVDDQNQYLDGMDTDFTSVTGLLTGSVKRFSTMARSGRDNRKLLCGMAVGLIVVFFILSYLLSRART
- the CIMAP1A gene encoding ciliary microtubule associated protein 1A, whose amino-acid sequence is MAEQVWVGTWRPHRPRGPIMALYSSPGPKYLIPPTTGFVTHTPNKLRAPAYSFHGAPVLLAENCSPGPRYSVNPKILRTGQDLGPAYSIRGRCCTKTTLSPGPGHYFPEKSTKHVFDLAPSHSISVRTKTFRVDSTPGPAAYMLPTVMGPHTVGKASQPAFSIKGRSKLGSFSDDLYKTPGPAAYRQTNVQVTKFKAPQYTMAARVEPPGDKTLKPGPGAHSPEKVTVTKPCAPIVTFGIKHSDYMTPLVVDVE
- the BET1L gene encoding BET1-like protein isoform X1 gives rise to the protein MEGRKSGQCKAQSPGAVEEILDRENKRMADSLASKVTRLKSLALDIDRDVDDQNQYLDGMDTDFTSVTGLLTGSVKRFSTMARSGRDNRKLLCGMAVGLIVVFFILSYLLSRART